The following coding sequences lie in one Pseudomonas svalbardensis genomic window:
- the tssC gene encoding type VI secretion system contractile sheath large subunit — protein sequence MSTSAAQQKSKENGEYSILDSIIAETRLTPDDEAYDIAKRGVSAFIEELLKPQNNGEPVKKAMVDRMIAEIDAKLSRQMDEILHHPDFQSLESSWRGLQLLVDRTNFRENIKIEILNVSKEDLLDDFEDSPEVMQAGLYKHIYTAEYGQFGGQPVGAIIANYFMSPSSPDVKLMQYVSSVACMSHAPFIAAAGPKFFGLESFTGLPDLKDLKDHFEGPQFAKWQSFRQSEDSRYVGLTVPRFLLRNPYDPEENPVKSFVYKETVANSHEHYLWGNTAYAFGTKLTDSFAKFRWCPNIIGPQSGGAVEDLPLHHFESMGEIETKIPTEVLVSDRREYELAEEGFISLTMRKGSDNAAFFSASSVQKPKFFGISAEGKAAELNYKLGTQLPYMMIVNRLAHYLKVLQREQLGSWKERTDLELELNKWIRQYVADQENPSAEVRGRRPLRAAQIIVSDVEGEPGWYRVSLNVRPHFKYMGADFTLSLVGKLDKE from the coding sequence ATGAGCACTAGCGCAGCACAGCAAAAGAGCAAAGAGAACGGCGAATACAGCATTCTCGACAGCATCATCGCCGAAACCCGCCTGACGCCGGACGACGAAGCCTACGACATCGCCAAGCGCGGTGTGTCGGCCTTCATCGAAGAGCTGCTCAAGCCGCAGAACAACGGTGAGCCAGTCAAGAAGGCCATGGTTGACCGCATGATCGCCGAGATCGATGCCAAGCTCAGCCGCCAGATGGACGAAATCCTGCACCACCCTGACTTCCAGTCCCTGGAGTCGTCGTGGCGTGGTCTGCAGTTGCTGGTCGACCGCACCAACTTCCGCGAAAACATCAAGATCGAAATCCTCAACGTCTCCAAAGAAGACCTGCTGGACGATTTCGAAGATTCGCCGGAAGTGATGCAGGCTGGCCTGTACAAACACATCTACACCGCTGAATACGGTCAGTTCGGTGGTCAGCCGGTTGGCGCGATCATCGCCAACTACTTCATGTCCCCAAGCTCGCCGGACGTGAAACTGATGCAGTACGTGTCCAGCGTTGCCTGCATGTCCCACGCGCCGTTCATCGCCGCGGCCGGCCCGAAATTCTTCGGCCTGGAAAGCTTCACCGGTCTGCCGGACCTGAAGGATCTGAAAGATCACTTCGAAGGCCCGCAATTCGCCAAATGGCAGAGCTTCCGCCAGTCGGAAGACTCCCGTTACGTTGGCCTGACCGTGCCGCGTTTCCTGCTGCGTAACCCGTACGACCCGGAAGAAAACCCGGTCAAATCGTTCGTGTACAAAGAAACCGTCGCCAACAGCCACGAGCACTACCTGTGGGGCAACACTGCCTACGCGTTCGGCACCAAGCTGACCGACAGTTTCGCCAAATTCCGCTGGTGCCCGAACATCATCGGCCCGCAGAGCGGTGGCGCGGTTGAAGACCTGCCGTTGCACCACTTCGAAAGCATGGGCGAAATCGAAACCAAGATTCCTACCGAGGTTCTGGTTAGCGACCGTCGTGAATACGAACTGGCCGAGGAAGGCTTCATCTCCCTGACCATGCGCAAAGGCTCCGACAACGCGGCGTTCTTCTCCGCAAGCTCGGTGCAGAAGCCGAAGTTCTTCGGCATCAGCGCAGAAGGCAAGGCAGCAGAGCTGAACTACAAGCTCGGCACCCAACTGCCGTACATGATGATCGTCAACCGCCTGGCTCACTACTTGAAAGTGCTGCAGCGCGAGCAACTCGGTTCGTGGAAAGAACGCACCGACCTCGAGCTGGAACTGAACAAGTGGATCCGCCAGTACGTGGCCGACCAGGAAAACCCAAGTGCCGAAGTCCGTGGCCGTCGTCCACTGCGCGCTGCCCAGATCATCGTCAGCGATGTTGAAGGCGAGCCTGGCTGGTACCGCGTCAGCCTGAACGTGCGCCCGCACTTCAAGTACATGGGTGCCGATTTCACCCTGTCGCTGGTTGGCAAGCTGGACAAAGAGTAA
- the tssB gene encoding type VI secretion system contractile sheath small subunit translates to MAKEGSVAPKERINVTFKPATGGAQEEIELPLKLLAIGDYTHRKDERKVEDRKPISIDKMTFDEVLAKQELQLTLSVPNRLQEEGDTEELAVKLRVNSMKDFNPASLVEQVPELKKLMELRDALVALKGPLGNAPAFRKAIEGVLADDESRGRVLGELGLNAAAQDA, encoded by the coding sequence ATGGCCAAAGAAGGCTCGGTAGCCCCCAAGGAACGCATCAACGTCACTTTCAAACCTGCCACCGGTGGTGCTCAGGAAGAGATTGAACTGCCGTTGAAACTACTGGCAATCGGTGACTACACCCACCGCAAGGACGAACGTAAAGTCGAAGATCGCAAGCCGATCAGCATCGACAAGATGACCTTCGACGAAGTGCTGGCCAAGCAAGAGCTGCAGCTGACGTTGAGCGTACCGAACCGTCTTCAGGAAGAAGGCGACACTGAAGAATTGGCCGTGAAACTGCGCGTCAACTCGATGAAGGACTTCAACCCGGCCAGCCTGGTCGAGCAAGTGCCTGAGCTGAAAAAACTGATGGAACTGCGCGACGCGCTGGTGGCCCTCAAAGGCCCGCTGGGTAACGCGCCTGCGTTCCGCAAAGCCATCGAAGGCGTTCTCGCCGACGACGAATCCCGCGGTCGCGTACTGGGTGAGCTGGGCTTGAACGCCGCAGCCCAGGACGCCTGA
- the tssA gene encoding type VI secretion system protein TssA: MSYSSKLSAHYLELAKASVSQENFAGEDVRFSSEYEALESELGKAQSMHESGQIDWLKIRENSENLLRTQSKDLRVGAWLTWALYQRESFQGLLAGLGLLHYLCESHWAEVHPNKARTRSAAVSWLVPRLEQVLTENVAIKEQLPMFRRLVEHLEGLDAACTEHLGDDAPLLLPISRRLKNMVQRAADNQPEPGVVGAAVAQVKQAATQLFTPGAPIDNEKEAHKALRAQQESARPLCAWWLKQKATDLRALRLNRTLLWLPIDAVPERNAEQITVLRGLPADKLKAYQDRYDQAKYADLLVELEASLAKAPFWFDGQRMVWECLQGLNAEMAMREVEIHFALLIQRLPGIVELRFHDGAPFADPATRAWVSAHVMPHLQSASAPRKVEVADSQPAWEVALEEVLPILRKDGLKAAVQILKQGLQSAHGGRVRFFWQFALARLCFMAKKYELARTQLETLDQTLQDSGLNAWEPDLALEVLHLLHSCCELLPQNHAVRERKEEIYRRLCHLDLEVVLE, encoded by the coding sequence ATGTCCTACTCAAGCAAACTTTCCGCTCATTACCTCGAACTCGCAAAAGCCTCTGTTTCCCAAGAGAATTTCGCGGGCGAGGACGTTCGCTTTTCGAGCGAATATGAGGCGCTGGAAAGCGAGCTGGGCAAAGCCCAATCCATGCACGAAAGCGGCCAGATCGACTGGCTGAAAATCCGCGAAAACAGTGAAAACCTGCTGCGCACCCAGTCCAAGGATTTGCGGGTTGGTGCCTGGCTGACCTGGGCCCTGTACCAGCGCGAATCCTTTCAAGGGCTGCTGGCCGGCCTCGGTTTGCTGCACTACCTGTGCGAAAGCCACTGGGCCGAAGTCCACCCGAACAAGGCCCGCACCCGCTCCGCTGCCGTCAGTTGGTTGGTTCCGCGTCTTGAGCAGGTGCTGACTGAAAACGTCGCGATCAAAGAGCAGTTGCCGATGTTCCGGCGGCTGGTCGAGCACCTTGAAGGTCTCGATGCTGCTTGCACCGAGCATTTGGGGGATGACGCTCCGCTGCTGCTGCCGATCTCCCGTCGCCTGAAGAACATGGTCCAGCGTGCCGCCGACAATCAGCCGGAACCTGGCGTCGTCGGGGCGGCGGTGGCTCAGGTCAAACAAGCCGCCACGCAATTGTTCACCCCCGGCGCACCGATCGATAACGAAAAAGAAGCCCACAAGGCCCTGCGTGCCCAGCAGGAAAGCGCGCGGCCGTTGTGTGCCTGGTGGCTCAAGCAGAAAGCCACCGACCTGCGCGCCTTGCGCCTCAATCGCACACTGTTGTGGTTGCCCATCGACGCGGTGCCCGAGCGCAACGCCGAGCAGATCACCGTTCTGCGCGGGTTGCCAGCCGACAAGCTCAAGGCCTACCAGGACCGTTACGACCAGGCCAAATACGCCGATCTGCTGGTGGAACTGGAGGCGAGCCTGGCGAAGGCGCCGTTCTGGTTCGATGGCCAGCGAATGGTTTGGGAGTGCCTCCAGGGGCTCAACGCCGAGATGGCAATGCGCGAAGTGGAAATCCACTTCGCGCTTTTGATTCAGCGCCTGCCCGGCATCGTCGAATTGCGTTTCCATGACGGCGCCCCGTTTGCCGATCCGGCCACCCGTGCCTGGGTCAGCGCCCACGTCATGCCGCACCTGCAAAGCGCCAGTGCGCCGCGCAAGGTCGAAGTCGCCGACAGCCAGCCGGCCTGGGAAGTGGCCCTGGAAGAAGTCTTGCCGATCCTGCGCAAAGACGGCCTCAAGGCCGCCGTGCAGATCCTCAAGCAAGGCCTGCAAAGCGCCCACGGTGGACGCGTCCGATTCTTCTGGCAGTTCGCCCTCGCGCGGCTGTGCTTCATGGCCAAGAAATACGAACTGGCCAGGACCCAACTCGAAACACTCGACCAAACATTACAGGACTCAGGCCTGAACGCCTGGGAGCCCGATCTTGCGCTGGAAGTGCTGCATTTACTGCATAGCTGCTGCGAGTTGTTACCGCAGAACCATGCTGTACGTGAACGCAAGGAAGAGATTTATCGCAGGCTGTGCCACCTCGATCTCGAAGTGGTACTCGAATAG
- a CDS encoding DUF6124 family protein, whose protein sequence is MFKVTPNPPDTDPVSPYESPDSNKLNEAAERALDHHFPPADPKPPKRNGQLFSVCSGIHPETLLANASEDLLSISAIAANLADDVEGSRRSVALALSRMADGVHLLVERALDHLDEPEMAAIFAKQQNRVS, encoded by the coding sequence ATGTTCAAGGTCACACCCAACCCACCAGACACCGATCCGGTCTCTCCCTACGAAAGCCCCGATTCGAACAAACTCAACGAAGCCGCCGAGCGCGCCCTCGACCATCACTTCCCGCCAGCCGACCCCAAACCACCAAAACGCAACGGCCAGCTCTTCAGCGTCTGCTCGGGCATCCACCCTGAAACCCTTCTCGCCAATGCCTCGGAAGATCTGCTGTCCATCAGCGCCATCGCCGCCAACCTCGCCGACGATGTGGAAGGCTCACGCCGCTCCGTAGCCCTGGCGCTCAGCCGCATGGCCGACGGCGTGCATTTGTTGGTGGAGCGAGCGCTGGATCATCTGGATGAACCCGAGATGGCGGCGATTTTCGCCAAGCAACAAAATCGAGTCAGCTGA
- a CDS encoding HU family DNA-binding protein — protein sequence MRKPELAAAIAEKADLTKEQANRVLNAVLEEITGALHRKDSVTLVGFGTFLQRHRGARTGKNPQTGEPVKIKASNTVAFKPGKSLKDSVNP from the coding sequence ATGCGTAAACCAGAACTCGCCGCTGCAATTGCTGAAAAAGCAGACCTCACCAAAGAGCAGGCCAACCGCGTTCTCAACGCCGTTCTCGAAGAAATCACCGGCGCTCTGCACCGCAAGGACAGCGTTACGCTGGTGGGCTTCGGTACCTTCCTGCAACGCCATCGCGGTGCCCGCACCGGCAAAAACCCGCAAACCGGTGAGCCCGTCAAAATCAAGGCCAGCAACACCGTTGCGTTCAAGCCAGGCAAATCGTTGAAAGACAGCGTCAATCCGTAA
- a CDS encoding NAD(P)/FAD-dependent oxidoreductase, whose protein sequence is MNAPVVIVGTGLAGYNLAREFRKLDGETPLLLITADDGRSYSKPMLSTGFGKNKDADGLSMAEPGTMAEQLKAEVRTHTRISGIDPGHKRLWIGEEAVFYRDLILAWGAETVRVPVEGDAADAVFPINDLEDYARFRAAAAGKRRVLLLGAGLIGCEFANDLILGGYEVQLVAPCEQVMPTLLHPAAAAAVQAGLESLGARFHLGPVLNRLQRVADGLEAHLSDGQVIPCDVVVSAIGLRPRIDLAAAAGVQVNRGVVVDRHLKTSHANIYALGDCAEVDGLNLLYVMPLMSCARALAQTLAGNPTAVSYGPMPITVKTPVCPLVVSPPPRGLEGVWTVEGQGADIKVLCRDASGKLLGYALTGAAVMEKLALNKELPALLA, encoded by the coding sequence ATGAACGCACCTGTCGTGATCGTCGGCACCGGGTTGGCTGGCTACAACCTGGCTCGGGAGTTTCGCAAACTCGATGGCGAAACCCCGCTGCTGCTGATTACCGCAGATGACGGACGCTCCTACTCCAAGCCGATGCTCTCCACCGGCTTCGGCAAAAACAAAGACGCCGACGGCCTGAGCATGGCCGAACCCGGCACCATGGCCGAGCAGTTGAAGGCCGAAGTGCGTACGCACACGCGCATCAGCGGCATCGACCCTGGCCACAAGCGCTTGTGGATCGGTGAGGAAGCGGTGTTTTACCGTGACCTGATCCTCGCCTGGGGCGCGGAAACCGTGCGAGTGCCGGTCGAAGGCGATGCGGCTGACGCAGTCTTCCCGATCAACGATCTGGAAGACTACGCGCGCTTTCGCGCAGCGGCGGCCGGCAAACGTCGGGTGTTGCTGCTCGGCGCCGGCCTGATCGGCTGCGAGTTCGCCAACGACCTGATCCTTGGCGGCTACGAGGTGCAACTGGTTGCACCGTGCGAGCAGGTCATGCCGACCCTGTTGCACCCGGCGGCGGCCGCTGCGGTTCAGGCCGGGCTGGAAAGCCTGGGCGCACGCTTCCACCTCGGGCCGGTGCTCAATCGCTTGCAGCGCGTTGCTGACGGACTGGAAGCGCATCTGTCCGATGGCCAGGTGATCCCTTGCGACGTGGTGGTGTCGGCCATTGGTCTGCGTCCGCGCATCGATCTGGCGGCTGCGGCCGGTGTGCAGGTCAATCGCGGCGTGGTGGTCGATCGCCACCTGAAAACCTCCCACGCCAACATCTATGCCTTGGGCGACTGCGCCGAAGTCGATGGGCTGAATCTGTTGTACGTCATGCCCCTCATGAGCTGTGCGAGAGCGCTGGCTCAGACCCTCGCCGGAAACCCGACGGCGGTGAGTTATGGCCCGATGCCCATCACCGTTAAAACGCCAGTCTGCCCCTTGGTGGTTTCACCGCCACCACGGGGTTTGGAGGGCGTTTGGACAGTCGAAGGGCAGGGCGCGGACATCAAGGTATTGTGCCGCGATGCCAGCGGCAAACTGCTGGGTTATGCCCTGACAGGCGCGGCGGTGATGGAAAAACTGGCCCTGAACAAAGAGCTTCCGGCACTGCTGGCGTAA
- a CDS encoding rubredoxin, giving the protein MKKWQCVVCGLIYNEADGWPDDGISPGTLWQDVPEDWLCPDCGVGKMDFEMIEIN; this is encoded by the coding sequence ATGAAAAAGTGGCAATGTGTGGTCTGCGGCCTGATTTATAACGAAGCCGACGGCTGGCCGGATGACGGCATTTCGCCGGGCACCCTATGGCAGGACGTGCCGGAAGACTGGCTGTGCCCGGACTGCGGCGTGGGCAAGATGGATTTCGAAATGATCGAAATTAACTAA
- a CDS encoding chorismate--pyruvate lyase family protein, with protein MPHSKSPAATPLWLSLSQLTPLPDTTTLDWLFDKGSLTRRLIRLSNDGFSVTPLLEGWQSLRADECAALELAEGSEGWVREVYLRGHGEAWVFARSVAARSALQGDGLHMDELGSRSLGELLFCDQAFQRRVIEVCHYPQEWLPMESRTPELWGRRSRFDRGALSVLVAEIFLPTLWNATRAHPENC; from the coding sequence GTGCCGCACTCAAAATCCCCCGCCGCGACCCCACTTTGGCTCTCTCTAAGCCAACTGACGCCCCTCCCCGACACGACTACGCTCGATTGGCTGTTCGATAAAGGGTCGCTGACCCGGCGCTTGATCCGCCTGTCGAATGATGGCTTCAGCGTCACGCCGCTGCTCGAAGGCTGGCAATCGCTGCGCGCCGACGAATGTGCTGCGCTGGAGCTGGCCGAAGGCAGCGAGGGCTGGGTTCGCGAGGTGTATCTGCGCGGCCACGGCGAAGCCTGGGTATTTGCGCGCAGCGTGGCGGCGCGCAGTGCGTTGCAGGGCGACGGATTGCACATGGACGAATTGGGCAGCCGCTCCCTGGGCGAATTGCTGTTTTGCGATCAGGCATTTCAACGTCGCGTCATTGAGGTTTGTCACTATCCTCAGGAATGGCTACCGATGGAGTCCCGGACACCTGAATTGTGGGGCCGTCGCTCGCGTTTCGACCGCGGCGCCTTGAGCGTGCTGGTGGCCGAAATTTTCTTGCCGACCCTGTGGAACGCCACCCGCGCCCATCCGGAGAATTGCTGA
- the ubiA gene encoding 4-hydroxybenzoate octaprenyltransferase → MYQSLLKSLNRLNPRAWDFIQLTRMDKPIGIYLLLWPTLWALWIAGKGSPSLANVVIFVLGVVLTRAGGCVINDWADRKVDGYVKRTEQRPLVSGKISSKEALVFFALLMGVSFLLVLCTNAATVWLSFGGLALAFTYPFMKRYTYYPQVVLGAAFSWGMPMAFTAETGELPAAAWLLWIANLLWTVGYDTYYAMTDRDDDLKIGVKSTAILFGEADRVIILILQGLALGCLLLAGSKFELGGWFHLGLLAAAGCFAWEFWYTRGKDRMRCFKAFLHNHWAGLAIFVGIVLDYGLR, encoded by the coding sequence ATGTACCAGAGCCTGCTCAAGTCCCTGAATCGCTTGAATCCCCGGGCCTGGGATTTCATTCAGTTGACGCGCATGGACAAACCGATCGGCATTTATCTGCTGCTGTGGCCGACGTTGTGGGCACTGTGGATCGCCGGCAAAGGTTCACCGTCATTGGCCAACGTGGTGATTTTCGTCCTCGGTGTGGTGCTGACCCGCGCTGGCGGCTGCGTGATCAACGACTGGGCGGACCGCAAGGTCGACGGCTACGTGAAACGCACCGAACAGCGGCCATTGGTGAGCGGCAAGATCAGCTCCAAAGAAGCGCTGGTGTTCTTCGCGCTGCTGATGGGCGTGAGTTTCCTGTTGGTGTTGTGCACCAATGCAGCAACGGTCTGGCTGTCGTTCGGCGGTTTGGCACTGGCCTTCACTTACCCGTTCATGAAGCGCTACACCTATTACCCGCAAGTGGTGCTGGGCGCGGCGTTCTCCTGGGGCATGCCGATGGCGTTCACCGCCGAGACCGGTGAACTCCCGGCGGCGGCGTGGTTGCTGTGGATCGCCAATCTGCTGTGGACCGTCGGCTACGACACTTATTACGCGATGACCGACCGCGACGACGATTTGAAGATCGGCGTGAAATCCACGGCGATTCTGTTTGGCGAGGCGGACCGGGTGATCATCCTGATCCTGCAAGGGCTGGCGCTGGGTTGCCTGCTGCTGGCCGGGTCGAAATTCGAGCTCGGCGGCTGGTTTCACTTGGGATTGCTGGCGGCGGCGGGCTGTTTTGCGTGGGAGTTCTGGTACACCCGCGGCAAGGACCGGATGCGTTGCTTCAAGGCTTTTTTGCACAACCACTGGGCCGGGTTGGCGATTTTTGTCGGGATTGTGCTGGATTACGGGTTGCGTTGA
- a CDS encoding COG4315 family predicted lipoprotein, which translates to MKRYSQSIKALMLTAALALPSMAFAAEPAMMKDGMMVDHKGMTVYTFDKDAGGKSMCNDDCAKNWPPMMAPAGAKAEGKWSVIKRDDGTSQYAYDGKPLYTFVNDKKPGDMVGDKMKDVWHVITNTGPKK; encoded by the coding sequence ATGAAGCGATACTCGCAATCCATCAAGGCTCTGATGCTGACGGCGGCCCTGGCGTTGCCATCGATGGCCTTCGCGGCTGAGCCAGCAATGATGAAAGACGGGATGATGGTCGATCATAAGGGTATGACGGTGTACACGTTCGACAAGGATGCTGGCGGCAAGTCAATGTGTAACGATGATTGTGCCAAGAACTGGCCGCCAATGATGGCTCCGGCGGGTGCAAAGGCCGAAGGCAAGTGGAGCGTTATCAAGCGCGATGACGGCACGAGTCAATATGCCTACGACGGTAAACCGCTTTACACGTTCGTGAATGACAAAAAACCCGGTGACATGGTAGGCGACAAAATGAAGGACGTCTGGCACGTCATCACCAATACCGGACCGAAGAAGTAA
- the phoB gene encoding phosphate regulon transcriptional regulator PhoB: MVGRSILIVDDEAPIREMIAVALEMAGYDCLEAENSQQAHAIIVDRKPDLILLDWMLPGTSGIELARRLKRDELTGDIPIIMLTAKGEEDNKIQGLEVGADDYITKPFSPRELVARLKAVLRRAGPTDGETPIEVGGLLLDPISHRVTIDGKPAEMGPTEYRLLQFFMTHQERAYTRGQLLDQVWGGNVYVEERTVDVHIRRLRKALGDAYENLVQTVRGTGYRFSTKA; the protein is encoded by the coding sequence ATGGTTGGCAGGAGCATTCTGATCGTCGACGACGAAGCGCCCATTCGCGAAATGATCGCCGTTGCGTTGGAAATGGCCGGCTATGACTGCCTGGAGGCTGAGAACTCGCAGCAGGCCCACGCCATCATTGTCGACCGCAAGCCGGACCTGATCCTGCTCGACTGGATGCTGCCCGGCACCTCCGGCATCGAGCTGGCCCGACGCCTCAAGCGCGATGAGCTGACCGGGGACATCCCGATCATCATGCTCACCGCCAAGGGTGAAGAGGACAACAAGATCCAGGGCCTGGAAGTCGGCGCCGATGACTACATCACCAAGCCTTTTTCCCCACGTGAGCTGGTGGCGCGCCTGAAGGCCGTGCTGCGCCGCGCCGGCCCTACCGATGGCGAGACGCCGATCGAAGTCGGTGGTCTGCTGCTGGATCCGATCAGCCACCGCGTGACCATCGACGGCAAACCCGCCGAGATGGGCCCGACCGAATACCGCCTGCTGCAATTCTTCATGACCCACCAGGAACGTGCCTACACCCGCGGCCAGTTGCTGGATCAGGTCTGGGGCGGCAACGTTTATGTCGAAGAGCGCACCGTCGACGTGCACATCCGCCGCCTGCGCAAAGCCCTCGGCGATGCTTACGAAAATCTGGTACAAACCGTGCGCGGCACCGGCTACCGGTTCTCCACCAAGGCCTGA
- the phoR gene encoding phosphate regulon sensor histidine kinase PhoR yields the protein MLLLVTGCLVIGLITGYYGWSLAAGLGLYLAWTLKQLLRLHEWLRLHKPEEAPPDGYGLWGEVFDSIYHLQRRDQRVRGRLQAVIDRVQESTAALKDAVIMLDSDGNLEWWNRAAETLLGLKTPQDSGQPVTNLVRHPRFKEYFEQDSYAEPLEIPSPINDRLRIQLYITRYGNNEHLMLVRDVTRIHQLEQMRKDFIANVSHELRTPLTVICGYLETLLDNVEDVNPRWSRALQQMQQQGGRMQTLLNDLLLLAKLEATDYPSDNQPVAIDGLLQSIKSDAQQLSAQRNQKITLEADPTILLKGSEAELRSAFSNLVFNAVKYTPAEGNIRIRWWGDEQGAHLSVQDSGIGIDSKHLPRLTERFYRVDSSRNSNTGGTGLGLAIVKHVLLRHRARMEISSMPGHGSTFTCHFAPAQVTKSRVISATD from the coding sequence ATGCTTTTGCTGGTGACCGGTTGCCTGGTGATCGGCCTGATTACCGGCTACTACGGCTGGAGCCTCGCCGCGGGCCTGGGCCTTTACCTGGCCTGGACCCTCAAGCAATTGCTGCGACTGCACGAATGGCTGCGCCTGCACAAACCCGAGGAAGCACCGCCCGATGGCTATGGTCTGTGGGGCGAAGTGTTCGACAGCATCTACCACCTGCAACGTCGCGACCAACGTGTGCGTGGGCGCCTGCAAGCAGTAATCGACCGGGTCCAGGAGTCGACTGCCGCGCTGAAAGACGCAGTGATCATGCTCGACAGCGACGGCAACCTCGAATGGTGGAACCGCGCCGCCGAAACTCTGCTCGGCCTCAAAACCCCGCAAGACAGCGGCCAACCGGTGACCAATCTCGTACGCCATCCACGCTTCAAGGAATACTTCGAACAGGACAGCTACGCCGAGCCGCTGGAAATTCCGTCACCGATCAATGATCGTCTGCGCATTCAGCTGTACATCACCCGCTACGGCAACAACGAACACTTGATGCTGGTGCGCGACGTGACGCGCATCCATCAACTGGAACAGATGCGCAAAGACTTCATCGCCAACGTCTCCCATGAACTGCGTACGCCGTTGACGGTGATCTGCGGCTACCTGGAAACCCTGCTCGACAACGTCGAGGACGTGAACCCGCGCTGGTCCCGTGCCCTGCAACAGATGCAGCAGCAAGGCGGACGCATGCAAACGCTGCTCAACGACTTGCTGCTGTTAGCCAAACTGGAAGCCACCGATTACCCGTCGGACAACCAGCCGGTGGCCATCGACGGCTTACTGCAATCGATCAAGAGCGACGCTCAGCAGTTGTCTGCTCAGCGCAATCAGAAGATCACCCTGGAAGCCGACCCGACGATTCTGCTCAAGGGCAGCGAAGCCGAGTTGCGCAGCGCGTTTTCCAATCTGGTGTTCAACGCGGTGAAATACACCCCGGCCGAGGGCAATATCCGCATTCGCTGGTGGGGTGATGAGCAAGGCGCACACTTGAGTGTGCAGGACTCCGGCATCGGCATCGACAGCAAGCACTTGCCGCGCCTGACCGAACGCTTCTATCGCGTCGACTCCAGCCGCAATTCCAACACCGGCGGTACGGGGCTCGGCCTGGCAATCGTCAAACACGTGCTGCTGCGCCACCGCGCGCGGATGGAAATCAGCAGTATGCCGGGCCATGGCAGCACCTTTACCTGCCATTTTGCGCCGGCCCAGGTCACAAAATCCCGGGTCATCAGCGCCACCGACTGA